The Triticum aestivum cultivar Chinese Spring chromosome 7B, IWGSC CS RefSeq v2.1, whole genome shotgun sequence genome window below encodes:
- the LOC123160449 gene encoding uncharacterized protein codes for MAEFSWLTALGFVFLTFNSGMAVYRSNGDAGSVIFVAISYLDLVALFACLRLYERLDRHSPRRERIKAAVWALTTLLTVMFTYKVAEVMPLAVKLLVWAMAAATTFGGFYVFFVHDDKQYQQLQDASAAAERGDVAN; via the coding sequence ATGGCAGAGTTCTCGTGGCTCACGGCGCTAGGGTTCGTCTTCCTGACCTTCAACTCCGGCATGGCCGTCTACCGCTCCAACGGCGACGCGGGGTCCGTCATCTTCGTCGCCATCTCCTACCTCGACCTCGTGGCCCTCTTCGCCTGCCTGCGCCTCTACGAGCGCCTCGACCGCCACTCCCCTCGCCGGGAGCGGATCAAGGCCGCCGTCTGGGCGCTCACCACGCTGCTCACCGTCATGTTCACCTACAAAGTCGCCGAGGTCATGCCGCTCGCCGTCAAGCTCCTCGTCTGGGCGATggccgccgccaccaccttcgGCGGCTTCTACGTCTTCTTCGTCCACGACGACAAGCAGTACCAGCAGCTGCAGGACGCGTCGGCGGCCGCCGAGCGCGGGGACGTCGCCAACTAG